In bacterium, a genomic segment contains:
- a CDS encoding NADH-quinone oxidoreductase subunit A — MLVEYATVLVFIVLGAVTVALMLGLSRWFAPSAPSSVKLSTYECGEVTYGSSWVQFNIRFYVVALIFIIFDVEVVMLYPWAVVFQRLGLLAFVEAFIFILILLAGLAYLWKEGDLEWVRTQQDTPEKKGGQ; from the coding sequence ATGCTGGTCGAATACGCAACGGTACTCGTGTTCATCGTGCTGGGGGCGGTCACCGTCGCCCTCATGCTCGGGCTCTCGCGCTGGTTCGCCCCGAGCGCTCCCTCGTCGGTGAAGCTCTCCACCTACGAGTGCGGAGAGGTGACGTACGGCTCCTCGTGGGTGCAGTTCAACATCCGTTTCTACGTGGTGGCGCTGATCTTCATCATCTTCGACGTCGAGGTGGTGATGCTGTATCCGTGGGCCGTGGTCTTCCAGCGGCTGGGCCTCCTCGCGTTCGTGGAGGCGTTCATCTTCATTCTGATTCTGCTCGCCGGGTTGGCGTACCTGTGGAAGGAGGGGGACCTCGAGTGGGTCCGCACCCAGCAGGACACCCCGGAGAAGAAGGGTGGGCAATGA
- a CDS encoding NADH-quinone oxidoreductase subunit B, producing the protein MSPDPAHGAPPGSPPASAGAGSLGPEAQVLVGNADRFVNWARKSSLWYLLFATACCGIELMQAGASRYDLDRFGAVFRATPRQSDLMLVAGTITHKMADRVKRLYEQMPEPKYVIAMGSCANTGGPFYKDSYCVVKGVDLLIPVDVYIPGCPPRPEALIDGIMQLQKIIMKRKNYGAKA; encoded by the coding sequence ATGAGTCCCGACCCGGCGCACGGCGCTCCGCCCGGAAGTCCCCCCGCATCCGCCGGGGCCGGATCGTTGGGACCCGAGGCGCAGGTCCTGGTCGGAAACGCCGACCGGTTCGTCAACTGGGCGCGCAAATCCTCGCTCTGGTACCTCCTGTTCGCCACGGCGTGCTGCGGCATCGAGCTGATGCAGGCGGGCGCCTCCCGGTACGACCTCGACCGGTTCGGCGCCGTCTTCCGCGCCACCCCCCGGCAGTCGGACCTGATGCTCGTGGCCGGCACGATCACGCACAAGATGGCGGACCGGGTGAAGCGCCTGTACGAGCAGATGCCCGAGCCGAAGTACGTGATCGCCATGGGGTCGTGCGCCAACACCGGCGGCCCGTTCTACAAGGATTCGTACTGCGTGGTGAAGGGCGTGGACCTTCTGATCCCCGTGGACGTCTACATCCCCGGCTGCCCCCCGCGCCCCGAGGCGCTGATCGACGGGATCATGCAGCTGCAGAAGATCATCATGAAGAGGAAGAATTACGGCGCGAAGGCGTGA